In the genome of Hydrogenophaga sp. PBL-H3, the window ACGGACGCCTACAACCACTCGGTTGAACTGCAAAAGAAACAGGGACTCACTTTTGTGCATCCTTTCGACGATCCGGACGTGATCGCCGGGCAGGGCACGATTGCCATGGAAATCCTGCGACAGCTGCAAAGCCTGGGCTCGGACCACCTGGATGCGGTGTTCGTGGCCATTGGCGGCGGTGGCCTGATTTCGGGCGTGGCCAATTACATCAAGGCGCTGCGCCCGGAGATCAAGGTCATCGGCGTGCAGATGAACGACTCGGACGCGATGATCCGCTCGGTGCGCGAGGGCGAGCGCACCACGCTGGCCGATGTGGGTCTGTTTTCGGACGGTACAGCGGTGAAGCTGGTGGGCGAAGAAACCTTTCGCATCGCACGCGGCCTGGTGGACGAATTCATCACCGTGGACACGGACGCGGTGTGTGCCGCCATCAAGGATGTGTTCGTGGACACGCGCAGCATCGTGGAGCCAGCCGGCGCGCTGTCGGTGGCGGCCATCAAACAGTACGTGGCCACGCACAAGACCCGCGGGCAGACCTATGCGGCGATTCTGTGCGGGGCGAACATGAACTTCGACCGCCTGCGTTTCGTGGCCGAGCGCGCCGAGGTGGGCGAAGAGCGCGAAGCGCTGTTCGCAGTGACCATCCCCGAGGAGCGCGGCAGCTTCCGGCGCTTTTGCGAACTCATTGGCGACCTGCCGGGTGGCCCGCGCAACGTGACCGAGTTCAACTACCGCATCCACGATGGCAGCGAGGCCCATGTGTTCGTCGGGCTCACCACGCAGGGCAAGGGCGAGTCGGCCAAGATCGCGAAGAACCTGATCAAGCATGGCTTCCAGACACTGGACCTGACCCACGACGACCTGGCCAAGGAACACATCCGCCACATGGTGGGCGGGCATTCGCCGCTGGCGCATGACGAGCGTTTGCTGCGCTTCGTGTTTCCCGAACGCCCGGGCGCCCTGCTCAAGTTCCTGAACCTGATGCGTCCGGGCTGGAACATCAGCCTGTTTCATTACCGCAACCAGGGCGCGGACTACGGGCGCATCCTCGTGGGCCTTCAGGTGCCGGCCAAAGACCACAAGGCTTTCGACAATTTTCTGGAAACCCTGGGTTACCCCTGCGTGGAAGAGACCAACAACCCGGTCTATCGCCTGTTTCTGCGGAGTTGAGAGCGACGGATCGCACCATGCCACACGACCCCATCTTTGGATCCATCTCCAGGCGCTCGACGGCGCTGCCCGAGGCGCTGAAGCTGCCCATGGTGGCGGGCACGACAGACACCATGCTGGAGTTCGCATTGCGCCAGCGCCTGGCACCCGAAGGCTTGCCAGAGCATGCCCTGGGTCGCATGGAATCCCTGGTGCTGCAGCTGGCGCGTGTGCAAAACGGCACGTCGATCGAATTCGATCTGCTGGCGTTTGATTCACCACAGCTGGTGGTGTTTGCAGCCGACCACGGCATCGCAGACGAAGGCATGTCGTCGATGGGGCCGTCGATGACGGAGCAAATGGTGATGCAGCTGTTGCGCGGTCAATCGCCCGTGAACGCGCTCGCCGCATCGCATGGTTTTGATCTCACCGTGGTGGACGCCGGCATGGCCAAGCCGATCTCGCCGCCCAACGACACCAGGCTGCGCGGCGCCCTGCTGCTGCGCAAGATCGCTTACGGCACACGCAACGTCTTGCTCGGACCGGCGATGTCCACCGCACAGGCGGTGTCGGCGGTGCATGCCGGCATGGATGTGGTGCGCCACCTGCCGGGCAACGTCATCGCGCTGGGTGATGTGGGCGTGGCCAATTCGGTGAGCGCGGCTTTGCTGCTGTCGCGCCTGTGCGGCGTGCCGCTGGTGGACGCCTTCAGCCGAGACGATGCCGAGGCCCGCAACCTGGACGACTCCCAGCATGTGCAGCGGGTGGAGAAGCTTTCAGCGGCAGCCGCACGCCACCGCCATGCCATCAGCCCGTTTGAAGCCCTGGCGGCGCTGGGCGGATTCGAGATTGCCATGATGACCGGCGCCATGCTGCAGGCGGCCAGCGAGCGGCGCGTGGTGCTGGTGGATGGTTACGTGGCCGGTGCCGCGGCCTTGGTGGCCCGTGGCCTGTGCCCGGATGTGGTGGATTACCTGGTGTTCACCCACCGCGCTGCCGATGTCGGGCACCGCCTGCTGCTCATCCACATGCAGACGCAACCACTGCTCGACATGGGCCTGCGCATCGGTCAGGGCACGGGGGCATTGTTGGCGTGGCCCATGTTGCTGGCGGCGCAGAGCTTGCTGGAACGCTAGGTGTGAAGTTCCAACAGGTTGTCGGGTGTACATCCGGCTGGCGTCTGAGTGACTGGCCCTCCTCCAACCGAACCAACGGGTGACTTGACCATGGGTGTATCTCTCGAAGGCAAACTCGTTGTCGCCATCTCATCGAGGGCGCTGTTCGATTTCGAGGAGGAAAACCGGCTGTTTGAAACCGGCGATGACCGTGCCTACATGAAACTGCAGCTTGACCGACTCGACACGCCGGCCCTGCCCGGCGTGGCGTTTTCGCTGGTGCACAAGCTGCTCGCCTTCAACGACGTCGACGCCCAGCGGGTGGAGGTGGTCATCCTCTCGCGCAACGACCCGGTTTCGGGCATGAGGGTGTTCCGCTCGGCGCAACACTACGGCCTGCCGATCCAGCGCGGCAGCTTCACGCGCGGCCAGCCACCGTGGCGCTACCTGCGCCCGCTGCGCGCCAACCTGTTCCTCTCGACCCACCTGGCCGATGTGCGCGCCGCGCTGGACACCGGCGTGCCCGCCGCTCAGGTGTATCCCCACTCGGTACACGCCAGCGACGCGCACCCGCACGAGGTGCGCATCGCGTTTGACGGCGATGCAGTGCTGTTCTCCGACGAAGCCGAGCGCGTCTACCAATCGGAAGGCTTGTCGGCGTTCCAGGAACACGAAGCCAGCAAAGCCGGCATGCCGCTGGCCGGTGGTCCGTTCAAACCACTGCTCGAAGCCCTGCACCGCCTGCAGAGCGAAGGCACGCCGCTCATGCGCGTGCGCACCGCACTGGTCACGGCACGCAGTGCACCGGCCCACGAGCGCGCCATCCGCACGCTGATGAACTGGAACATCGAGGTCGATGAAGCCATGTTCCTCGGCGGCCTGCCCAAGGGCGAGTTCCTGCGCGAGTTCGAGCCCGACTTCTTCTTTGACGACCAGACTGGCCACATCGAGTCGGCCTCGCTGCACGTGCCCGCCGGACACGTGGCCAGTGGCATCTCCAATCCCTGACTCCCACCCTGAAGGTCAACATGACCCTGAGCGAAAAATTTCAAGGCTTCCGCGTGTTCGCCCGCAAGGTGGGTCGTCTCACCATGCCGTACTTCCGGTCCGACCAGAAATGGAAGGCGCGCGCGCTGCTGGCCGCCATCGTGGCGCTCAACCTCGGCTCGGTGTACATGCTGGTGCTGCTCAACGAGTGGAACCGCGTGTTCTACGACGCCCTGCAAAACAAGGACGCTGCCGTGTTCTGGCGCGAGCTCGGCCGCTTCACCTACCTCGCGTTCGGCTTCATCATCATCGCGGTCTACCGCTTCTACCTCACGCAGTTGCTCGAAATGCGCTGGCGCGCCTGGATGACCGGCCACTACCTCGACCGCTGGCTCGCCAACAAGGCCTTCTACCACCTGGAACTCGCGCGCTTTGCCCAGGGCCAGGACGCCCCGCCCGACAACCCCGACCAGCGCATCGCGGAAGACATGAACCTGTTCACCAGCTACACCGTGAGCCTGACCATGGGTCTGCTCAACGCGGTGGTCACGCTGGTGAGCTTCGTCGGCATCCTGTGGGCGCTCTCGGGCAGCTTTGCCTTCTCGTTCAACGGCGGCCAATACACCATCCCCGGTTTCATGGTGTGGATGGCGGTGCTCTACTGCGCGCTCGGCAGCGTGATCACGCACTACCTGGGTCGCTCGCAGATCGCGCTCAACTTCAAGCAGCAGCGCTTTGAAGCCGACTTCCGCCACCACCTGGTGCGCGTGCGGGAGTACAGCGAATCCATTGCGCTGGACAAGGGCGAACCGGTGGAGCGCCAGCAGCTCGGCGGGCGCTTCGGCGCCGTCATCACCAACTACCTCCAGCTCATCAACGCGCAGAAACGCCTGACCTGGTTCACCGTGGGCTTCAGCCAGGCCGCGGTGGTGTTCCCCTTCATCGTGGCCGCGCCGCGTTTTTTCAGCGGCGCGATCCAGCTCGGTGAACTGATCCAGATCTCGTCGGCCTTCGGCCGCGTGCAGGACTCGCTCTCGTGGTTCGTAGACAACTACAGCAGCCTGGCCGCCTGGCGCGCCACCACCGACCGCATCACCAGCTTTGAAGAAAGCTTCCAGGCGCTGGAAGCCTCCGAACACATCGCCGCCCCGCAGACCAACACCGACGACGCGCTGGCCATCGACAACCTGCAACTCGCCCTGCCCGGCGGCGTGGCGCTGCTGGCGGTGCACGGCCTGAAGGTGTCGCCGGGCGACACCGTGCTGGTCAAAGGCCCGTCGGGCAGCGGTAAATCCACCTTGTTCCGCGGCCTGGCCGGTATCTGGCCCTGGTCACAACGCACCCTGCGCACGCCCACTGGTTTTGCGGACAAGGTGATGTTCCTGCCGCAGCGGCCCTACTTTCCGCTGGGCTCGCTGCGCGACGCCCTGGCCTACCCCGAACCCGCCGAGCGCTACAGCAACGACGACCTGCAGCAAGCCCTGAGGGATGCCCTGCTGCCCGACCTGGCCACCCGGCTGGACGAGCACGACGCCTGGGGCCAGAAGCTCTCGGGCGGAGAGCAGCAGCGCCTGGCCATCGCCCGCGCGATGCTCAAGAAACCCCGCTGGCTGTTCGTGGACGAAGCCACGAGCGCGCTCGACGAAGCGGCCGAGGCCACGGTGTATGCGCGGCTGCAAGCCTTGGTGAAAGAGAGCAACGGCGCGCTGGTGTCCATTGCCCACCGGCCGGGGGTGGCGGCGTTTCACCGAACGCAGTGGACGTTCACGCCGGATGCGACGGGCGAGGCGCGTTACCGGTTGGAGTCAACGGCTGTGTAGCCCGGCTTCGAGCTTCGACAGGGCTCAGCCTGAACGGAGCGGAGGGCAAAAGAAACACGAACGCAGAGGATTTCAACGTTCTCTCAGGCTCTCGCTTCCGTGTTGAATCAACGGCGCAAGGAAATACTCGATCACCCGCCGCCGTCCGGTCTTGACCTCGACGGTCACCGCCATGCCCGGGGAGAGGCTGACCTCGGTGCCGTCCACCATCAGCGTGGTCTTGGCCATGCGAACGCGGCTGGAGTAGATCAGCCCGCGCTTTTCGTCGGTGATGGCGTCGTGCGAGACCGTAGCCAATTCAGCGTCGAGCGTGCCGTACTTGGTGTACTGGAAGGTCTCGATCTTCACCTCGGCCACCTGCCCGGTTTTCACGAAACCGATGTCCTTGTTCTCGAAGAATGCTTCCACCTCCAGCGGGTTGTCACTGGGCACGATCACCATCAGGGGTTGTGCCTCGGTGACCACGCCGCCTTGGGTGTGCACCGCCAGCTGTTGCACCGTGCCATCCACGGGTGACGTCAGGCGCATGAGCTTTCCGCGCGAGTCGGCCTTCTTCCACTCCTGATCCAGCGCGTCGAGCCTCTGCTGGGCTTCGGCGGTGCTGTCCAGCGTTGCGCGGTGGGTCTCGGCCATCAGGGCCTGGCGCTGCCCCTGCACCTCGCGCAGGGCAGCTTCCGTTTCGCGCAAGCGGCTGCGCTGATTGGCCAGATCGGCCTCCTGCTCGATGCGAACCTGCTCGCGCTCCAGGTAGCCGTGGCGCGAGACGAAGCTCTGGTCCACCAGGTTCTTGAAGTCGTGCGCGCGCTGTTGAGCAATGGGCAGCGTCTGCTCCAGCTTGCGTACCAGCGCCTGGGTGGAGCGCAGCTCGGCTTCGCGCCGGGCGGTGTCGGCACTGATGCGGCTCAGACGAGCCGTGTACTCGGCGTGTTGCCCAGCCAGCAATCGCTGGGCCTCCAGAAAGCGCGTATCGTCCACACCGGGAGGCCGGGTGAGTCGCGGCTCTTGACCCAACCGCAGGGATTCGAGCAGCGCCCGTCCGCGCGCCACTTGCAGCAACGCGACGGCTTGCTCGCCCACCACACGCTCGGTGTCGGCCTGCGTGCTGGTGGCGTCCAGCTCGATGAGCAGGTCACCTGCCTTCACACGCTGGCCATCAGTCACGTGAATCGCTTTCACCGAGGCAGTATCGAAGGACTGGATGGTCTTGGTGCGGTCGTTGGGCACAATCTTTCCCTGCGCGGTGGCCACCACGTCTATGTGGCCGAAGATGGCCCAGAGCAGTGCGATCAACATGAAGCCGATCAGCAGCCACATGGACACTCGGGGCGCGGGGGACACGGGCGTTTCCTGCAGCGAAAGCGCAGCGGGGAGGAACTGGGCTTCGTGCGGCAAACGGGGTGTGGAAACCATCTCGGCCCTGTGTTGCCAGGCGGACTGGAACGCGGCGCCGTATCGCTTGAGGAGGTCGCTCAGCGCTTGAAGTCGAATGGTCATGCTCATGGCCTCAACCCTGTTGCAGTCGGTGCAAGGCTGCATACACGCCCGAGGGGTTCTGCAGCAGCTCGGCGTGCGAGCCTGTCTCCACGATCTGCCCACGCTCCATCACCACAATTCGGTTCGCGTCGCGCACAGCGCTCAGACGGTGCGCCACGATGATCACCGTACGCCCCCTGGCAATGGCCTTCATGTTGTCCTGAATGATGCGTTCGCTCTCATAGTCCAGCGCGCTGGTGGCCTCGTCCAGGATCAAGATGCGGGGGTTCGAGATGAGCGCGCGCGCAATCGCAATGCGCTGGCGCTGGCCACCCGAGAGCGTGGAGCCGTGTTCACCCACCAGCGTGTCGTAGCCTTCGGGCAGCTCGGTGATGAAGTCGTGCGCACCGGCCAGGCGCGCGGCGGCTACCACGGCAGGCAGCGGCGCCCCGGGGTCGGCCAGGGCGATGTTGTCGCGGATGCTGCGGGCGAACAGCACGTTTTCTTGCAGCACCACGCCCACCTGGCGGCGCAGCGAGCTGGCGTCTGCCAGCGCCAGGTCCATGCCATCGACCAGTACCCGCCCACGCTCGGGCACATACAACCGCTGGATGAGTTTGGTCAGCGTGCTCTTGCCCGAGCCGGATCTGCCCACCACGCCAATCACCTCGCCCGGCGCGATGTCGATCGAGAGGTTCCTCAATGCCTCCGGGGCGTCTGGCCGGTAACGGAAGACCACGTCGTCCAGCGTGATGCGACCGGTGAGCGGAGGCAGCGCGCTCTTGGCGCCAGCCACCTCGGTGCGGCTGTTCAAGATGTCGCCCAGGCGCTGCACCGAGATGCCGGTCTGCTGGAAGTCCGTCCACAGCTGCGCCAGTCGCATCACCGGTTGCGCTACTTGGCCGGCCAGCATGTTGAAGGCGATCAACTGGCCCACGCTGAGCTGGCCTTCAATGACCAGCCGCGCGCCGAAGTACAGCGTGGCCACCGTCACCAGCTTGGAGATGAGCGTGACGCCGCCGTTGGCCACCGTGCCGATGGTGGCCGTGCGAAAGCTCGACGACACGTAGGCGGCCAGCTGGTTGTCCCAGCGGCGAGTCCATTGCGGCTCCACCGCCATGCTTTTCACGGTGTCGATGCCGCTGATAGTCTCCACCAGAAAAGCCTGGTTCTCCGCGCCCCGGTTGAACTTTTCGTTCAGGCGCGCGCGCAGCACCGGCGTGTATACCGCTGTGAGGATGGCGTAACACGGCAGCGAAATCACCACGATCAGCGTGAGCCAGCTGCTGTAATAGGCTATGACGGCAATGAACACCACGGAGAACAACAGATCGAGTACCACGGTGAGCGCATTGCCGGTGAGAAAAGCCCGCACGTTCTCCAGCTCGCGCACCCGCGCCACCGAGTCGCCCACGCGCCGCGCCTGAAAGTACGCCAGCGGCAGACCCAGCAAATGCCGAAACAGCCGTGCGCCGAGCTCCACATCAATCCGGCTGGTGGTGTGGGCAAACACGAAGCTGCGCAGTGCGGTGAGCGTCACCTCAAACACCACCACCACCACAAAGCCGATGGCAATCACGTCCAGCGTGGTGTAACCCCGGTGAACCAGCACCTTGTCCATCACCACCTGGAAGAAGAGCGGTGTGATGAGTGCGAAGAGTTGCAGCACGAAGCTGTCTGTCGGGATCACGTAGCTCAGCGACCTGTTGGCCAATGCCAGCTGCGGTGCCAGCGGACTGTTCACGGTGGGCGCATGGTTGACGCTCTGCACGTCCAGGCTGAAGCGTGTCGTCACGCTCAGGCCTGCTGCATCGGTGGCCAGTAGGCGAAGCGACAGCAAACCGGCAGCCGATGCGCCTGCGGCAGCGGTGAAGGTGAGCGTTGTGGGATCGAATGCCAGCCAGGCGGGCATACCTCGAATGCAGTAGTGCCCTGAGGTGGGCGTGGTCAACCCTTCGAGTTCTTCGACCGCGCAAGGCTTCGCCAAGCTCGGTCGAACGGGAAGCTCACCAATCTTGAGAATTTCCTAACCCCTACCCCGTCCCTCAGAAAGAAGGGAAGTTTGAATATCAGCTCAGCGGGGAGGCGTAGTTGTCCCACCCCCGAGCCCGCAACTCACAAGCCGGGCAGCTCCCGCACCCATAGCCCCAGGCCTGCCGGTGCTCGCGGTCGCCGAGGTAGCAGGTGTGGGTGTGTTCCACGATCAGGTCCACCAGCGCTGGGCCGCCCAGGCTCTCGGCCAGGCACCAGGTGGCGGCTTTGTCGATCCACATGAGCGGGGTGTCGATCAGGAAGCGGTGGTCCATGCCCAGGGACAGGGCCACCTGCAGCGCTTTCATGGTGTCGTCGCGGCAGTCGGGGTAGCCGGAGAAGTCGGTTTCGCAGACGCCGGTGACGATGACCTGGATGCCGCGGCGGTAGGCCAGGGCGGCGGCGAGTGTGAGAAACAGCAGGTTGCGGCCGGGCACGAAGGTGTTGGGCAGGCCGCTGGCCTCCATGCGAAAGGCCATGTCGCGCGTGAGCGAGGTTTCGCTCACCTTGCCGAGCACGGCAAGGTCAAGCACATGGTCTTCGCCCAGTCGATCGGCCCAGGCCGGAAAGCGCTCGCGCAGCTCACGCAGCACCACGGGACGGGCTTGCAGTTCGACGCTGTGGCGCTGGCCGTAGTCGAAGCCCAGGGTTTCCACGCGCGGGAAGCGTTCGAGCGCGTGGGCCAGGCAGGTGGTGGAGTCTTGCCCGCCGGAGAACAGCACCAGCGCGCTGGTGTGGTGGGGGGTGTTGTGGGAGGCTGCAGTCATGGGCGGCATGGTAGCGCGCGGGCCCTCACCCCAGCCCTCTCCCAGAGGGAGAGGGAGTAAAACCCGGTCCCCTAAACCATTCTTTCGGAACGCACGCCCGCGTGGTCGCGGCTGGTGGCGAGCATTCTGATGAGCGCGCGGTTGGCCTGCTCCAGGCTCACTTCGTTGCGGTCGCACACCGCGCTCAGGCGGTGAAGCTGGCCGGGCTCGCCTTGCGCGCGGGCCACGTCGAGCAGGGGGTGGTAAGGGCCGTCGTGGCGCAGCACGGCGTCGTACAGCCGGCCCGAGAGTGGCAGTTTGTGAAGCAGGTCCGCCAGCGGTGCGTGCAGCAGTTTGTCGAGGTGGGCAAACAGTGCGGTGGTGTAGACCTCCAGCC includes:
- a CDS encoding type I secretion system permease/ATPase, coding for MPAWLAFDPTTLTFTAAAGASAAGLLSLRLLATDAAGLSVTTRFSLDVQSVNHAPTVNSPLAPQLALANRSLSYVIPTDSFVLQLFALITPLFFQVVMDKVLVHRGYTTLDVIAIGFVVVVVFEVTLTALRSFVFAHTTSRIDVELGARLFRHLLGLPLAYFQARRVGDSVARVRELENVRAFLTGNALTVVLDLLFSVVFIAVIAYYSSWLTLIVVISLPCYAILTAVYTPVLRARLNEKFNRGAENQAFLVETISGIDTVKSMAVEPQWTRRWDNQLAAYVSSSFRTATIGTVANGGVTLISKLVTVATLYFGARLVIEGQLSVGQLIAFNMLAGQVAQPVMRLAQLWTDFQQTGISVQRLGDILNSRTEVAGAKSALPPLTGRITLDDVVFRYRPDAPEALRNLSIDIAPGEVIGVVGRSGSGKSTLTKLIQRLYVPERGRVLVDGMDLALADASSLRRQVGVVLQENVLFARSIRDNIALADPGAPLPAVVAAARLAGAHDFITELPEGYDTLVGEHGSTLSGGQRQRIAIARALISNPRILILDEATSALDYESERIIQDNMKAIARGRTVIIVAHRLSAVRDANRIVVMERGQIVETGSHAELLQNPSGVYAALHRLQQG
- the queC gene encoding 7-cyano-7-deazaguanine synthase QueC: MTAASHNTPHHTSALVLFSGGQDSTTCLAHALERFPRVETLGFDYGQRHSVELQARPVVLRELRERFPAWADRLGEDHVLDLAVLGKVSETSLTRDMAFRMEASGLPNTFVPGRNLLFLTLAAALAYRRGIQVIVTGVCETDFSGYPDCRDDTMKALQVALSLGMDHRFLIDTPLMWIDKAATWCLAESLGGPALVDLIVEHTHTCYLGDREHRQAWGYGCGSCPACELRARGWDNYASPLS
- a CDS encoding nicotinate-nucleotide--dimethylbenzimidazole phosphoribosyltransferase translates to MPHDPIFGSISRRSTALPEALKLPMVAGTTDTMLEFALRQRLAPEGLPEHALGRMESLVLQLARVQNGTSIEFDLLAFDSPQLVVFAADHGIADEGMSSMGPSMTEQMVMQLLRGQSPVNALAASHGFDLTVVDAGMAKPISPPNDTRLRGALLLRKIAYGTRNVLLGPAMSTAQAVSAVHAGMDVVRHLPGNVIALGDVGVANSVSAALLLSRLCGVPLVDAFSRDDAEARNLDDSQHVQRVEKLSAAAARHRHAISPFEALAALGGFEIAMMTGAMLQAASERRVVLVDGYVAGAAALVARGLCPDVVDYLVFTHRAADVGHRLLLIHMQTQPLLDMGLRIGQGTGALLAWPMLLAAQSLLER
- a CDS encoding HlyD family type I secretion periplasmic adaptor subunit; translation: MSMTIRLQALSDLLKRYGAAFQSAWQHRAEMVSTPRLPHEAQFLPAALSLQETPVSPAPRVSMWLLIGFMLIALLWAIFGHIDVVATAQGKIVPNDRTKTIQSFDTASVKAIHVTDGQRVKAGDLLIELDATSTQADTERVVGEQAVALLQVARGRALLESLRLGQEPRLTRPPGVDDTRFLEAQRLLAGQHAEYTARLSRISADTARREAELRSTQALVRKLEQTLPIAQQRAHDFKNLVDQSFVSRHGYLEREQVRIEQEADLANQRSRLRETEAALREVQGQRQALMAETHRATLDSTAEAQQRLDALDQEWKKADSRGKLMRLTSPVDGTVQQLAVHTQGGVVTEAQPLMVIVPSDNPLEVEAFFENKDIGFVKTGQVAEVKIETFQYTKYGTLDAELATVSHDAITDEKRGLIYSSRVRMAKTTLMVDGTEVSLSPGMAVTVEVKTGRRRVIEYFLAPLIQHGSESLRER
- a CDS encoding ABC transporter ATP-binding protein/permease, with the translated sequence MTLSEKFQGFRVFARKVGRLTMPYFRSDQKWKARALLAAIVALNLGSVYMLVLLNEWNRVFYDALQNKDAAVFWRELGRFTYLAFGFIIIAVYRFYLTQLLEMRWRAWMTGHYLDRWLANKAFYHLELARFAQGQDAPPDNPDQRIAEDMNLFTSYTVSLTMGLLNAVVTLVSFVGILWALSGSFAFSFNGGQYTIPGFMVWMAVLYCALGSVITHYLGRSQIALNFKQQRFEADFRHHLVRVREYSESIALDKGEPVERQQLGGRFGAVITNYLQLINAQKRLTWFTVGFSQAAVVFPFIVAAPRFFSGAIQLGELIQISSAFGRVQDSLSWFVDNYSSLAAWRATTDRITSFEESFQALEASEHIAAPQTNTDDALAIDNLQLALPGGVALLAVHGLKVSPGDTVLVKGPSGSGKSTLFRGLAGIWPWSQRTLRTPTGFADKVMFLPQRPYFPLGSLRDALAYPEPAERYSNDDLQQALRDALLPDLATRLDEHDAWGQKLSGGEQQRLAIARAMLKKPRWLFVDEATSALDEAAEATVYARLQALVKESNGALVSIAHRPGVAAFHRTQWTFTPDATGEARYRLESTAV
- the ilvA gene encoding threonine ammonia-lyase, biosynthetic, with the translated sequence MGPADYLKKILTARVYDVAVESALEPARNLSERLHNTVLLKREDQQPVFSFKLRGAYNKMAHLTPEQLKKGVICASAGNHAQGVALSGRKLGTRAVIVMPTTTPQVKIDAVRGFGGEVVLHGESYTDAYNHSVELQKKQGLTFVHPFDDPDVIAGQGTIAMEILRQLQSLGSDHLDAVFVAIGGGGLISGVANYIKALRPEIKVIGVQMNDSDAMIRSVREGERTTLADVGLFSDGTAVKLVGEETFRIARGLVDEFITVDTDAVCAAIKDVFVDTRSIVEPAGALSVAAIKQYVATHKTRGQTYAAILCGANMNFDRLRFVAERAEVGEEREALFAVTIPEERGSFRRFCELIGDLPGGPRNVTEFNYRIHDGSEAHVFVGLTTQGKGESAKIAKNLIKHGFQTLDLTHDDLAKEHIRHMVGGHSPLAHDERLLRFVFPERPGALLKFLNLMRPGWNISLFHYRNQGADYGRILVGLQVPAKDHKAFDNFLETLGYPCVEETNNPVYRLFLRS
- a CDS encoding 5'-nucleotidase, with the protein product MGVSLEGKLVVAISSRALFDFEEENRLFETGDDRAYMKLQLDRLDTPALPGVAFSLVHKLLAFNDVDAQRVEVVILSRNDPVSGMRVFRSAQHYGLPIQRGSFTRGQPPWRYLRPLRANLFLSTHLADVRAALDTGVPAAQVYPHSVHASDAHPHEVRIAFDGDAVLFSDEAERVYQSEGLSAFQEHEASKAGMPLAGGPFKPLLEALHRLQSEGTPLMRVRTALVTARSAPAHERAIRTLMNWNIEVDEAMFLGGLPKGEFLREFEPDFFFDDQTGHIESASLHVPAGHVASGISNP